Within the Thalassoglobus sp. JC818 genome, the region ATCTCCGCATTGAGAGATCGTGATTCAGCCTGCTATCGATTTCAGTTGTTGAGAGCGCTAACGCGAGCCGTCAGTCTCCGACACCAAGATTGCGTTCAATGTCGCGGGCTTTTGAAGAAACGAAGAAGTCCCGGATCTTGAGTGGGTCGTGAATCGGCTCAGGTTGATGCTCAGCTCGGGCGATCGTTCCCGCATCCTGCACCCACGGATCGACTGTTTGCTCTGCGGGATTTTCACGTCCACCATCTTCGCCTCGAAAGCCGACCATCCGATGAACTTTTTGGGGAAACATCGACGATTGGCATCCGACGGACATCATCACCGCCAGACTGAGCCAAACGGCATTCGAACGAAACATAACGGGGGCCTCCGTGGTCAACATTGGGGCAATTTGACCAGCAATTGAGGATGGCGAGTTGGAAGGGAATGGTTGAGAGGTTAGAAAGTGCTAGGACGTATAGCCTTTTCCTTTCGAAGACGTAAAGACCAGAACGATGGACCAACTTGCTGAATCACTCGATATTCTCGTCGTTGCTCCTCACCCAGATGACGCAGAAATCAGTGTCGGTGGAACCATCCTCAAGACGCTCTCGCAGGGAAAACGCGTAGGAGTCGTCGAATTAACCAACGGTGAACCAACTCCTCGTGGCACTGTTGAACGTCGACAGAAGGAGACCGATCGCTCGACAGAAGTGCTCGGATTGACTCAGCGGTTTCAGCTGAATCTGCCGAACAGATCGCTCATCAACGACCTGGATGGCCGCCGAAAACTCGCTGGCCTCTTCCGAAAAACACGCCCGAAAGTCATTTTGGCACCATATTGGGAAGATGCGCACCCCGATCACGTGGCTGCCAGTGCGCTCGCCGATGCTGCGAGATTCTGGGCAAAATTGAGCCGCAGCGACCTTCCCGGCGACCCGTTTCATCCTCCCAAAATCTACTATTACTGGAGCATCCACCTCCGAATTCACCCCAAACCAGCCTTCGTGGTCGACATCTCGAATCACATCGATCAAAAGATGGAATCTGTCCGCTGCTACGAGAGTCAGGTCGTTGAGGGTCGAAGCAGCGAGTTTCCCACGCTTCTCGATGATATTCGTGATCGGGCAAGGTATTGGGGATGGTCGATCGATCGTGCCTTCGGTGAACCCTTCGCTTCGCGCGAAGAGATCCGCATCGATAACATCACAACTCTCACTTAGAGCAAGTTGCTCTTTCCTGTGCGCTCGCTTGAACTTTGTCATCAGTTCAAAGGCTGAGTTCGCTCGTACGAGTGAGTGCATACCGAATCAGAAAATGCTCTGGAGCATCGTCATCTCTCGCTGACAGCGTTCTGTAAACACACTTTCAAAGTGTGCACTCCATCCTCGTTCCGAAATCACACGTGATCCCAGTAGTCCCGCACGGTTTCCGAATAAGGTCGATCCAATCGCCCCAAATGTTTTCTAGCTGAGCACTCTCCTGAAGTGGTTAGTCCGGCAAGTCTGAGCTTCTGTCTGTTTGTGACATCCTCATCGAGTCGTTAATTCCGTGAGCTTCTGGAAGACGAAACGAGTTCGACAGTGATGGCACTCCAATTCCGTGCCGCAATGTCTGGCCTGCAG harbors:
- the bshB1 gene encoding bacillithiol biosynthesis deacetylase BshB1, with protein sequence MDQLAESLDILVVAPHPDDAEISVGGTILKTLSQGKRVGVVELTNGEPTPRGTVERRQKETDRSTEVLGLTQRFQLNLPNRSLINDLDGRRKLAGLFRKTRPKVILAPYWEDAHPDHVAASALADAARFWAKLSRSDLPGDPFHPPKIYYYWSIHLRIHPKPAFVVDISNHIDQKMESVRCYESQVVEGRSSEFPTLLDDIRDRARYWGWSIDRAFGEPFASREEIRIDNITTLT